The following are from one region of the Veillonella nakazawae genome:
- the cbiD gene encoding cobalt-precorrin-5B (C(1))-methyltransferase CbiD: protein MKVEDMKGGYTTGSCATAGMKAGLLALLDKNIVDQVVIENPQGQYIEVPIKQVEVISDTEAKVTVMKDGGDDPDVTHGNDVETTVTLDDTGELRFRAGFGVGTVTKPGLAMPPGEPAINPGPRTMMNIVFEEHCVHGQGVTVTVSVPNGMVLAKKTLNHTLGIEGGISIIGTTGIVKPMSEEGFKNSLVPQLRVMKANGCETAVLVPGRIGQDLAEQVLGIHKNQMAETSNFIGFMLEKAVQIGFKRILIIGHIGKLIKLASGSFHTHNRMSDGRMESIVAYAALEGASQAVCEELFNCQTTESTFPILEREGLTGVYQRVVDRASLRSERYIANEAEVGIIITTLKGEILAMDKHAKEIGELEQWHIPCIS, encoded by the coding sequence ATGAAAGTAGAGGACATGAAGGGTGGCTATACCACAGGTTCATGTGCTACGGCAGGTATGAAAGCTGGTTTATTGGCCCTCTTAGATAAGAATATTGTGGACCAAGTGGTCATTGAAAATCCTCAAGGTCAGTATATTGAGGTACCTATCAAACAGGTAGAGGTCATATCCGATACAGAGGCTAAGGTGACCGTTATGAAAGACGGCGGTGACGATCCTGATGTAACCCATGGCAATGATGTGGAAACGACGGTGACTCTTGATGATACTGGTGAACTACGATTCCGAGCGGGCTTTGGCGTTGGGACGGTAACGAAACCGGGCCTTGCGATGCCGCCAGGAGAACCGGCTATCAATCCAGGGCCTAGGACGATGATGAACATCGTCTTTGAAGAGCATTGTGTACATGGCCAAGGTGTAACGGTAACGGTGAGCGTACCAAACGGTATGGTATTAGCCAAGAAAACCTTAAATCATACCCTGGGTATCGAAGGTGGTATTTCCATTATCGGTACTACGGGTATCGTTAAGCCTATGAGTGAAGAAGGGTTCAAGAACTCGTTGGTGCCTCAATTGAGAGTTATGAAGGCCAATGGTTGTGAAACGGCTGTTCTCGTGCCGGGCCGTATTGGTCAGGATCTTGCGGAACAAGTACTTGGTATACATAAGAACCAAATGGCAGAAACCAGTAACTTTATCGGTTTTATGCTGGAAAAGGCAGTACAAATTGGCTTCAAGCGTATTTTGATTATCGGTCATATTGGCAAGCTAATAAAACTTGCTAGTGGTAGTTTCCATACCCACAATCGCATGAGTGATGGTCGCATGGAAAGCATCGTGGCCTATGCTGCCTTAGAAGGGGCATCCCAAGCGGTGTGTGAAGAGTTGTTTAATTGCCAAACCACAGAGTCTACGTTCCCTATTTTAGAACGAGAAGGACTGACTGGTGTATATCAACGCGTTGTGGATCGTGCATCGTTACGTAGTGAGCGATACATTGCTAATGAAGCAGAGGTAGGTATCATTATTACCACCTTAAAGGGCGAGATTTTGGCAATGGATAAGCATGCTAAAGAGATAGGAGAGCTTGAACAATGGCACATACCTTGTATATCGTAG
- the cbiE gene encoding precorrin-6y C5,15-methyltransferase (decarboxylating) subunit CbiE — MAHTLYIVGIGPGNPDYVVPRGLNLIKHATVLVGSERSLEDFQEPGQITYPVTGKLSLLAEQIERELNDHDVVVMVSGDTGYYSLLPYLKKKFTANSIEVVPGISSMTFAFARLNEVWHDADLMSFHGRQPAPEKLVYEAGKKMGFLTDPEYNPAHIARILIDAGWPKETRAAALERLSYDDEKIVDSTLEVLTELEGFGHSVMVVLG; from the coding sequence ATGGCACATACCTTGTATATCGTAGGCATTGGACCAGGTAATCCTGATTATGTGGTACCTAGAGGCCTTAATTTAATTAAACATGCCACCGTATTGGTAGGTAGTGAACGGTCTTTAGAGGACTTTCAAGAGCCTGGCCAAATTACATATCCTGTAACGGGTAAGCTTAGCTTACTGGCTGAGCAAATTGAGCGTGAGCTCAACGACCATGATGTTGTAGTTATGGTAAGCGGTGATACAGGCTACTACAGCTTGTTACCGTATTTGAAAAAGAAATTTACTGCTAACTCTATTGAGGTTGTGCCCGGCATTAGTTCTATGACCTTTGCCTTCGCACGACTTAATGAGGTGTGGCATGATGCAGATTTAATGAGCTTTCACGGTCGTCAACCGGCACCAGAGAAGCTCGTATATGAAGCAGGTAAAAAGATGGGATTCTTAACGGATCCTGAATATAATCCAGCGCATATTGCGCGTATTTTAATAGATGCAGGTTGGCCAAAAGAAACGAGAGCAGCAGCTCTAGAGCGCTTGAGCTATGATGATGAAAAAATCGTAGACTCCACGTTAGAGGTGTTAACTGAACTTGAAGGCTTTGGTCATTCTGTAATGGTGGTACTAGGATGA
- the cbiT gene encoding precorrin-6Y C5,15-methyltransferase (decarboxylating) subunit CbiT, with product MRHFFGIPDEEFIRGDVPMTKCEIRKAVMNEARIEEDSIVLDVGAGTGSISIEAALAAPKGHVYAIERFDKGIDLINENMKKFNVNNMTVIKSKAPEGMEELPELDAVIIGGSAGGMTGIMDEAQRLLKVGGRLVVTAVTMETGYTILKELKGRPFTYEGYQMSISRYRKAGPYHLLDPLSPIFIVSATRIAEGE from the coding sequence ATGAGACATTTTTTCGGAATTCCTGATGAGGAATTTATCCGCGGTGACGTGCCGATGACGAAATGCGAGATTCGCAAAGCCGTTATGAACGAGGCGCGCATCGAGGAAGATAGCATCGTTCTTGATGTAGGTGCTGGTACAGGCTCTATCTCTATTGAAGCAGCCTTGGCGGCTCCTAAAGGGCATGTATATGCGATTGAACGCTTTGATAAAGGCATCGACCTTATCAATGAAAACATGAAGAAATTCAATGTAAATAATATGACGGTTATCAAATCTAAAGCTCCAGAAGGCATGGAAGAATTGCCTGAGCTTGATGCGGTTATCATCGGCGGTAGTGCTGGTGGTATGACAGGCATCATGGATGAGGCGCAACGTCTTTTAAAAGTAGGCGGTCGTCTAGTGGTAACTGCAGTAACTATGGAAACTGGTTATACAATCTTAAAAGAGTTGAAAGGTCGTCCTTTCACCTATGAAGGTTACCAAATGTCTATCAGCCGTTACCGCAAGGCTGGTCCATATCATTTGTTAGACCCATTGAGTCCGATTTTCATTGTATCTGCAACGCGTATCGCAGAAGGAGAGTAA
- the cobM gene encoding precorrin-4 C(11)-methyltransferase has translation MVDVHIVGAGPGDPELITRKGYRLVQEADVVIYAGSLVNPAILEACKPSCEIHNSATMNLDEVLAVMKASVEAGKSVVRLHTGDPAIYGAIQEQMDALAGMGISYEVVPGVSSFLATAAALKQEYTLPNVSQTVIITRMEGRTPMPPKEKLRMLAAHEATMCIFLSVQMLDKVVAELIEGGYDKTTPVAIVVKASWPDQRIIRGTLETIADIVAKEGVLRQAMIVVSHVLDSEYELSKLYDKGFAHMYRSAKD, from the coding sequence ATGGTTGACGTACATATCGTAGGCGCAGGCCCTGGAGATCCTGAGTTAATCACTCGCAAAGGGTATCGTTTAGTGCAAGAGGCAGACGTTGTTATTTACGCTGGCTCCTTGGTAAACCCTGCCATTTTAGAGGCTTGTAAACCAAGCTGTGAAATTCATAACAGTGCTACCATGAACCTTGATGAGGTGTTGGCTGTTATGAAAGCTTCCGTTGAGGCTGGTAAAAGCGTAGTTCGCCTTCACACAGGTGACCCTGCTATTTACGGTGCGATTCAAGAGCAAATGGATGCATTGGCTGGCATGGGTATATCTTATGAAGTCGTGCCAGGTGTAAGCTCTTTCCTTGCTACAGCAGCGGCTTTGAAACAAGAATACACATTACCTAATGTGTCCCAAACAGTTATCATTACACGTATGGAAGGCCGTACACCGATGCCTCCAAAGGAAAAATTGCGCATGTTAGCAGCTCATGAAGCGACAATGTGTATTTTCCTTAGCGTTCAAATGTTAGATAAGGTTGTAGCTGAACTCATCGAGGGCGGTTATGACAAAACGACTCCAGTGGCGATAGTGGTAAAAGCGTCTTGGCCAGACCAACGCATTATCCGCGGCACATTGGAAACCATTGCGGACATCGTAGCGAAAGAAGGCGTATTGCGCCAAGCTATGATCGTAGTAAGCCATGTATTAGATAGTGAATACGAATTATCTAAGCTTTACGATAAAGGCTTTGCTCACATGTACCGCAGTGCTAAGGACTAG
- a CDS encoding cobalt-precorrin 5A hydrolase: protein MKELETVAPLTGSKKNRTAILSVSERGAKLGQRIKSLVAPHADCFEKENRPSGGEAIYFDSLKNHIGQIFKDYDQVLCIMALGIVVRMIAPYIEHKSKDPAVVVMDEVGHHVISLLSGHLGGANEWTQSISLAIDADPVITTATDVNGLPAPDVLARHEHLLVDDFQTLINVNSAIVGGERVDYYIDASLANAEHLEQAAKAHIGEHGMVHIVSLEELASIPCKNESTEEGSSRVVITDKVIAEYGHQLILRPRTYTMGIGCRRDTPKELIVDAIQQSLAAHKLSPKSLVTAASVIVKQDEVGLLEAMQIMGWPIVFYTQDEMAPLIEEEKLKESNFVKGTIGVGNVCETTALLAAKSRTLIQHKTIYPKTTVAIAQVTSK, encoded by the coding sequence ATGAAAGAACTAGAAACTGTTGCGCCTTTGACAGGAAGCAAGAAGAATAGAACAGCTATTCTTTCTGTGTCTGAACGAGGTGCAAAGCTAGGTCAACGCATTAAGTCTTTGGTGGCACCTCATGCAGATTGCTTTGAAAAAGAAAATCGTCCCTCTGGTGGAGAGGCCATTTATTTTGATTCTCTGAAAAATCATATTGGACAGATTTTCAAGGATTACGACCAAGTACTTTGTATTATGGCACTCGGTATCGTAGTGCGCATGATTGCACCGTATATTGAGCATAAATCCAAAGATCCTGCTGTAGTCGTAATGGACGAAGTAGGACACCATGTAATTAGCTTATTATCTGGTCATCTTGGGGGCGCCAACGAATGGACGCAGTCCATTTCGCTGGCCATCGATGCGGACCCAGTTATTACAACCGCTACGGATGTAAACGGATTGCCAGCGCCTGACGTGTTGGCGCGCCATGAGCATCTGTTGGTGGATGATTTTCAAACCTTAATCAATGTGAACTCTGCCATCGTAGGGGGAGAGCGTGTTGATTATTATATCGATGCTAGCTTAGCGAATGCAGAGCATTTAGAACAAGCTGCGAAAGCTCATATTGGTGAGCATGGTATGGTTCATATTGTTTCTCTAGAGGAACTTGCCTCCATTCCATGTAAAAATGAAAGCACTGAAGAAGGTTCTTCTCGCGTAGTTATTACAGACAAAGTAATTGCGGAGTATGGTCATCAATTGATTTTGCGCCCTCGTACCTATACGATGGGCATTGGCTGTCGTCGAGATACGCCAAAGGAATTGATCGTTGACGCCATACAACAGTCGCTAGCAGCACATAAGCTTTCACCAAAAAGCCTTGTAACGGCAGCATCGGTTATTGTTAAACAAGACGAAGTAGGCCTCTTAGAGGCTATGCAAATTATGGGGTGGCCTATCGTGTTCTATACACAGGACGAGATGGCACCACTCATTGAAGAAGAAAAATTAAAAGAATCTAATTTTGTAAAAGGAACTATAGGAGTAGGAAACGTATGCGAGACAACGGCATTACTAGCGGCCAAGAGCCGAACATTAATACAGCACAAAACAATTTATCCCAAAACAACGGTAGCCATTGCACAGGTAACATCAAAGTAA
- the cobJ gene encoding precorrin-3B C(17)-methyltransferase: MTPQAREAILAADRVVGYLTYLDLIKDLIEGKETVGTAMMQEVDRCQQAVDLAVEGHQVVVVSSGDSGVYGMAGLVLELANKVPAEKRPSVDIVPGLSAVNVAASVLGAPLMHDFAVISLSDLMTPWDLIKKRADLCAQGDMVISLYNPRSKKRVTHLDEVREIVLKYRDPKTPVGIVQKAGRPGQHMVISDLENFTNEEVDMQTLVIIGNSQTYVENGRMITPRGYKL; encoded by the coding sequence ATGACGCCTCAAGCGCGCGAAGCTATCTTAGCTGCTGACCGCGTGGTAGGTTATTTGACATACCTCGACTTGATTAAAGACCTTATCGAAGGTAAAGAAACTGTAGGTACTGCGATGATGCAAGAAGTTGATCGTTGCCAACAAGCCGTTGATTTGGCTGTAGAAGGTCATCAAGTAGTTGTAGTATCCTCTGGTGACTCTGGCGTATACGGCATGGCAGGCCTCGTATTGGAACTTGCTAATAAAGTACCAGCAGAAAAACGTCCTTCCGTAGACATCGTACCTGGTCTTAGTGCTGTAAACGTAGCAGCATCTGTATTGGGTGCGCCTTTGATGCATGACTTTGCAGTCATTTCTTTGAGTGATTTGATGACTCCATGGGATCTTATTAAAAAACGTGCTGACCTTTGCGCACAAGGTGACATGGTTATCTCCTTGTACAACCCACGCAGTAAAAAACGCGTTACTCACTTAGATGAAGTTCGCGAAATCGTTCTTAAATACCGCGACCCTAAAACACCTGTTGGCATCGTGCAAAAAGCAGGTCGCCCAGGTCAACATATGGTAATCTCTGATCTTGAAAACTTTACTAACGAAGAAGTAGATATGCAAACACTTGTTATCATTGGTAACAGCCAAACCTATGTTGAAAACGGGCGCATGATTACACCTCGAGGCTACAAATTATGA
- the cobK gene encoding precorrin-6A reductase, translating into MIWVIAGTLDGRTLAVEIQKRTGEDVLVTVVSQYGAELAAHKGITVHTGRLDQEAMQNLIKEHNVRLLIDASHPYAAIVTATAQDAAKAEGIPFVRFERKEVPLPEYDKLHIVVDEVEAANLAGKLAKENNNHVYLTTGSKTMHIFAKSEALQDCEVWTRILPTAEVLQMMEDLNVSPKRIVAVQGPFSYDMNRIMFHDTKASVVVMKNSGLVGGADTKLQAAMDLGIHVIVIDRPRVKIESHVVSSNDEFFKLWEDTNGLR; encoded by the coding sequence ATGATTTGGGTTATTGCCGGTACTTTGGATGGTCGCACCTTAGCGGTAGAAATCCAAAAACGAACTGGTGAAGATGTGCTTGTAACGGTTGTTAGTCAATATGGTGCAGAGCTTGCTGCCCATAAAGGTATTACTGTACATACGGGCCGTCTTGACCAAGAGGCGATGCAAAACTTGATCAAAGAGCACAATGTACGACTCTTAATTGATGCAAGTCATCCGTATGCTGCTATTGTTACAGCTACGGCTCAAGATGCAGCAAAGGCCGAAGGTATACCTTTTGTTCGGTTTGAACGTAAAGAGGTGCCATTGCCTGAATATGATAAATTACATATCGTAGTAGATGAAGTAGAAGCAGCCAATTTAGCAGGCAAATTAGCGAAGGAAAATAACAATCATGTGTATTTGACTACTGGTAGTAAGACAATGCACATTTTTGCCAAATCTGAAGCTTTGCAGGATTGCGAAGTATGGACGCGTATTTTGCCAACCGCAGAGGTGTTACAAATGATGGAAGACCTCAATGTAAGTCCAAAGCGCATTGTTGCTGTACAAGGTCCATTTTCTTATGATATGAACCGCATCATGTTCCACGATACTAAGGCTAGCGTTGTAGTTATGAAAAACTCTGGCCTTGTAGGTGGTGCTGATACAAAATTACAAGCAGCCATGGATCTTGGCATCCATGTTATTGTTATCGATCGTCCACGTGTTAAGATTGAAAGCCACGTAGTATCATCGAATGATGAATTTTTCAAATTATGGGAGGACACTAATGGATTACGTTAA
- a CDS encoding precorrin-8X methylmutase — translation MDYVKNPKAIEDKSMQIIYDYVKDLGLTDDEVRVVSRTVHASGDVEYAQLVKMSPDAVQKGIEALDNGADIYTDVEMVRTGISKPALKIRGNEVHCLIKDENVAKMAKELGVTRSIAAMRTFGKQLEGQIVAIGNAPTALYEVLRLALEEGIKPALIIGIPVGFVGAAESKDYLMEVSPVPYITVKGNKGGSPIAASVCNALLYTDVKRNDMLFVEGKESK, via the coding sequence ATGGATTACGTTAAAAATCCTAAAGCTATTGAAGATAAAAGTATGCAAATCATTTACGACTATGTAAAAGATTTAGGTTTAACAGATGATGAAGTGCGCGTAGTATCCCGTACTGTACATGCTTCTGGTGACGTTGAATACGCACAACTCGTAAAAATGAGCCCTGATGCTGTTCAAAAAGGTATTGAAGCATTGGATAATGGTGCAGATATTTATACAGATGTAGAAATGGTTCGCACCGGTATTTCTAAGCCAGCTCTTAAAATTCGCGGTAATGAAGTGCACTGCTTAATTAAAGATGAAAATGTAGCTAAAATGGCTAAAGAATTAGGTGTAACTCGTTCCATCGCGGCTATGCGTACATTTGGCAAACAATTAGAAGGCCAAATCGTTGCTATCGGTAATGCGCCAACTGCATTGTACGAAGTATTGCGCCTTGCTCTTGAAGAAGGTATTAAACCAGCTCTTATCATCGGTATTCCTGTAGGCTTTGTTGGCGCTGCGGAATCTAAAGATTATTTGATGGAAGTATCCCCAGTTCCTTATATCACTGTAAAAGGTAACAAGGGTGGTAGCCCAATTGCAGCATCCGTATGTAATGCATTGCTTTACACAGACGTAAAACGCAACGATATGCTCTTCGTAGAAGGCAAAGAATCTAAATAA
- a CDS encoding FecCD family ABC transporter permease — MDSLNERKLFRISVIIILVIAVIASMIISLIWGSTPVSLSEIWHTLWASELTDTASQIIWNIRLPRNIVAALVGACLAVSGAILQAVMKNPLADPQIVGVSSGAGLAGVIIFILFPGYDHIVPLVAFIGAMVAALMVYALAWKNGVRPSRIILAGVAVAAFLGSGISALLVFYGDRVQGALLWMVGGLAARSWPQVEVLFPYALVGLIFACLGAKRLTILSLGDETAKGLGLKVEQTRFIMTAVAALLAAGAVSIAGLIGFVGLVIPHMLRLIIGNDYAYLLPGSALLGALVLVVSDTVGRVMWSPIEVPVGIIMAFFGAPFFLYLLRRDN; from the coding sequence GTGGACTCTCTGAATGAACGAAAACTCTTTCGCATATCAGTTATTATTATCTTGGTTATTGCTGTCATAGCTAGCATGATTATCTCACTGATTTGGGGCTCCACACCGGTGTCACTATCGGAGATTTGGCACACATTGTGGGCTAGTGAGCTAACAGATACAGCATCGCAAATCATTTGGAATATTAGGTTGCCTCGTAATATTGTTGCTGCATTAGTTGGTGCTTGTTTAGCCGTATCGGGTGCCATTTTACAGGCGGTTATGAAGAACCCTTTAGCAGATCCTCAAATCGTTGGCGTTTCCTCCGGTGCTGGACTTGCCGGTGTTATTATATTTATTCTTTTCCCTGGCTATGATCATATTGTGCCTCTCGTCGCCTTTATAGGTGCTATGGTTGCGGCGTTGATGGTATATGCTCTTGCTTGGAAGAATGGTGTACGCCCAAGCCGTATCATCTTGGCTGGTGTTGCGGTGGCTGCTTTTTTAGGCTCTGGTATTTCTGCACTACTTGTATTCTATGGAGATCGTGTGCAAGGAGCCTTACTTTGGATGGTAGGGGGCTTGGCTGCACGCAGTTGGCCACAAGTAGAGGTTTTGTTCCCATACGCGTTAGTCGGTCTTATTTTTGCCTGTTTAGGTGCCAAACGTCTTACTATTTTAAGTTTAGGTGATGAAACAGCAAAGGGGCTAGGCCTTAAGGTAGAACAAACGCGGTTTATTATGACTGCTGTTGCGGCTCTATTAGCAGCAGGTGCCGTTAGTATTGCGGGCTTAATCGGTTTCGTAGGCCTCGTTATACCGCATATGTTACGACTTATCATCGGTAATGATTATGCGTATTTACTCCCCGGCTCTGCATTATTAGGGGCACTCGTCCTCGTTGTTAGTGATACGGTAGGGCGTGTTATGTGGAGTCCAATTGAGGTACCGGTTGGCATTATCATGGCATTCTTTGGGGCGCCATTCTTCTTATATCTATTGAGGAGGGATAACTAA
- a CDS encoding ABC transporter ATP-binding protein, whose translation MNTAIDVNQLSVTLGGRHILHDINVSVPVGKITTLIGPNGCGKSTLLRSMIGYIHSPRECVTILGKPLQSYSQNELARQMAFLPQVPNMPKDMTVEELVYCGRYPYQTWWKNTAKEDREIVDYALDITKTNHLREQLIPSLSGGERQRVWIAMALAQQPKLLVLDEPTTYLDINHQLEIMELLKRLNDEQGLTVLMVLHELTQAVQYSHYMAIIKDGHLVTAGDTKEIVSDELFRDVFSVDVQIDTFDDKQYVRVKGLV comes from the coding sequence ATGAATACGGCTATTGATGTAAATCAGTTATCCGTCACTCTCGGAGGTCGTCATATTTTACATGATATTAATGTATCTGTCCCTGTTGGTAAAATAACGACTTTAATCGGGCCTAATGGTTGTGGTAAAAGTACACTCTTACGGTCTATGATTGGATATATTCATAGTCCTCGTGAATGTGTGACTATTTTAGGTAAACCATTACAGTCGTATTCACAAAATGAATTGGCACGGCAAATGGCATTTTTGCCACAAGTACCGAATATGCCAAAGGATATGACTGTAGAAGAATTGGTATATTGTGGACGGTATCCATACCAAACGTGGTGGAAAAACACGGCTAAAGAAGATCGTGAAATTGTTGATTATGCATTAGACATTACAAAAACGAATCATTTGAGAGAACAATTAATCCCATCCTTATCTGGTGGTGAACGGCAACGCGTTTGGATTGCTATGGCGCTAGCACAGCAACCAAAATTATTAGTGTTAGACGAACCAACAACATACTTAGATATTAACCATCAACTAGAAATCATGGAATTGTTAAAACGATTAAACGATGAACAAGGGTTAACCGTATTGATGGTACTCCATGAATTGACGCAAGCCGTACAATATTCTCATTATATGGCTATTATAAAAGACGGTCATTTAGTGACAGCTGGAGACACGAAAGAAATCGTATCGGATGAACTATTTAGAGATGTATTTTCCGTAGATGTACAAATCGATACCTTTGATGATAAACAATATGTACGCGTAAAAGGTTTAGTTTAG
- a CDS encoding ABC transporter substrate-binding protein, which yields MKKLLLCSLALVMVVLAIAGCGKSTSSSSATTKELTFNGQTYTVPKDPQRIAVLSNSVLSMLYAVDGKAVSRASTTDKLAPELEALPALGQTANINMEQLLDLKPDVVLGLVNQHKKYESQLQSNNIPAVLFNYDGIKDNVPMLTFLGELTNHQDKAKSVIATYESNIQKVKDAIKNQQPARIAVLRATGKGVTAETDEAVTASMVKELGMTNVVTSHLDGTTKDKTVPYSLETLTADNPDIIFVVTMGKEEEITKAMKQAMTDNPAWANLKAVQNNRVIYLPSKLFLLNPGLQTPEAMARLVKEAYGIDVTF from the coding sequence ATGAAAAAACTACTACTTTGTAGTCTTGCTTTGGTCATGGTTGTACTAGCAATAGCTGGGTGTGGTAAATCCACATCCAGCTCTTCTGCTACTACGAAGGAATTGACCTTTAATGGTCAAACCTACACTGTACCAAAGGATCCGCAACGCATCGCCGTTCTTTCAAATTCTGTATTGTCCATGCTATACGCAGTAGATGGAAAGGCAGTTTCCCGAGCTAGCACAACAGATAAATTAGCCCCAGAATTAGAAGCATTACCTGCATTAGGTCAAACGGCTAACATCAATATGGAACAATTGTTAGATTTAAAACCAGATGTGGTATTGGGTTTGGTAAACCAACATAAAAAATATGAATCCCAATTACAATCTAACAATATTCCAGCCGTACTTTTCAATTACGATGGCATCAAGGATAATGTGCCAATGCTAACATTCCTTGGAGAATTAACAAACCATCAAGATAAGGCTAAATCCGTTATTGCCACCTATGAAAGTAATATTCAAAAGGTTAAGGATGCCATTAAAAACCAACAACCTGCACGTATTGCCGTATTGCGTGCTACCGGTAAAGGTGTGACAGCTGAAACCGACGAAGCGGTAACTGCATCTATGGTCAAAGAATTAGGTATGACAAATGTTGTAACATCTCACCTAGATGGTACAACTAAAGACAAAACGGTACCGTATTCTCTTGAAACATTAACCGCTGATAACCCTGATATTATCTTCGTCGTTACCATGGGTAAAGAAGAAGAAATTACAAAGGCCATGAAACAAGCTATGACAGATAATCCTGCATGGGCTAATCTTAAGGCTGTACAAAATAATCGTGTCATTTACTTACCATCTAAACTATTCCTACTTAACCCAGGTCTACAAACACCTGAGGCTATGGCTCGTTTAGTGAAAGAAGCATATGGCATTGATGTTACATTTTAA
- a CDS encoding sirohydrochlorin cobaltochelatase: protein MKKQLALASAILGLAVSFGAPVVSNAAYQLNPEVKDPTPALKEASAIGVRTHNTEALQNLPNKDAIVVMSFGTTFKDTRAKTIDATVDAIKAAHPNTKVITAFTSHIIRDRIQQKEGITYPTPEEALAELKKDGYTRVALASLDVIPGMEYNYDAAVYNLYKNNFKKMTLGTSLMYWMGQENQTDQVIETLKAVQSQFPKLGKEDAVLIMAHGTPDPSNAYYSVIQDRIHTLGMKNVFVYTVEGTPNLEQVIPQLKLHGIKHVTLMPFMMVAGDHANNDMAGAEPDSHKSILEKEGFKVDTYLHGLGENQNIRNLFVERANESWDALQK, encoded by the coding sequence ATGAAAAAACAATTAGCTTTAGCATCCGCTATTCTAGGTCTTGCAGTATCCTTTGGTGCACCTGTTGTCTCTAATGCTGCATATCAATTAAATCCTGAAGTAAAAGACCCTACTCCAGCATTAAAAGAAGCTTCTGCAATCGGTGTTCGTACACACAATACTGAAGCTTTACAAAACTTGCCAAACAAAGATGCTATCGTTGTTATGAGCTTTGGTACAACTTTCAAAGATACTCGTGCGAAAACAATCGATGCAACTGTAGATGCTATTAAAGCAGCTCATCCAAACACAAAAGTAATTACAGCTTTCACAAGCCATATTATTCGTGATCGTATCCAACAAAAAGAAGGTATTACCTACCCAACTCCTGAAGAAGCATTGGCTGAACTTAAAAAAGACGGTTACACTCGCGTTGCATTAGCATCCCTTGATGTAATTCCTGGTATGGAATACAACTACGATGCAGCAGTATATAATTTGTACAAAAATAATTTCAAAAAAATGACACTTGGTACATCTCTTATGTACTGGATGGGTCAAGAAAACCAAACTGACCAAGTTATTGAAACATTAAAAGCTGTTCAATCTCAATTCCCTAAATTAGGCAAAGAAGACGCTGTTCTTATCATGGCTCATGGTACTCCAGATCCTTCCAATGCTTACTATTCTGTAATTCAAGACCGTATCCATACTCTTGGTATGAAAAATGTATTCGTCTACACAGTAGAAGGTACTCCAAATCTTGAACAAGTTATCCCTCAATTAAAATTACATGGTATTAAGCACGTTACATTGATGCCATTCATGATGGTTGCAGGCGACCATGCTAACAATGACATGGCTGGTGCTGAACCAGATTCCCATAAATCCATCCTTGAAAAAGAAGGCTTCAAAGTAGATACTTACCTTCATGGTTTAGGTGAAAACCAAAATATCCGTAACTTGTTTGTTGAACGTGCAAACGAATCTTGGGACGCATTACAAAAATAA